Proteins found in one Apostichopus japonicus isolate 1M-3 chromosome 16, ASM3797524v1, whole genome shotgun sequence genomic segment:
- the LOC139982750 gene encoding receptor-type tyrosine-protein phosphatase alpha-like codes for MEDVQVYQNNADDEFSLRKPMAVSRFPLFMRSSTAQEMISATFKSLEKVSPSTNVNSFSGASPENMHKNRYGDIVPLDNHRPLLKSMCLTQGGNDYINASVVNIPGLNQTLIMTQAPLPNTVEDFWRLVFDYQCQTIIMLNESDSGNHDTIKYWPDVNDIEIGTMTISTCLIEKKQLYTIHQCQVAHRSYRESIKVNRFILNNWPKSGDSLTPLINFIAAIGFGNRGATLMHCINGASRSGIYVTVCSEINRMKERQTIQVFDTVKNIKVCNPNAIITKEDYMVCHELLNCYLTEMQDYDVIV; via the exons ATGGAAGATGTCCAAGTGTACCAAAACAATGCTGATGATGAATTTTCTCTTAGGAAACCGATGGCAGTTTCCAGGTTTCCGTTGTTCATGAGAAGTTCTACTGCTCAAGAAATGATATCGGCTACCTTTAAG AGTTTGGAAAAAGTAAGTCCCAGCACAAATGTTAACTCGTTCTCTGGGGCATCTCCTGAAAACATGCACAAGAACAGATATGGAGATATTGTACCAC TGGACAACCATCGACCTTTGCTGAAATCCATGTGTCTCACTCAGGGAGGAAACGATTACATTAATGCCTCTGTCGTGAAT ATTCCTGGATTGAATCAGACTTTGATTATGACACAGGCACCTTTGCCGAATACTGTTGAAGACTTTTGGCGACTCGTGTTTGACTATCAATGTCAGACGATTATTATGTTGAATGAATCAGACTCTGGAAATCAT GATACTATAAAATATTGGCCAGATGTTAATGACATCGAGATCGGAACAATGACAATATCCACGTGCCTCATTGAGAAAAAACAGCTCTATACAATCCATCAGTGTCAGGTTGCCCACCGATCGTATCGG GAATCTATCAAAGTTAATCGCTTTATTCTGAACAACTGGCCAAAGAGTGGTGATAGCCTAACACCCCTTATAAATTTCATCGCAGCTATAGGATTTGGAAATCGTGGTGCAACATTAATGCATTGCAT AAATGGTGCATCCAGAAGTGGAATTTACGTGACTGTTTGTTCTGAGATTAACAGGATGAAGGAGCGACAAACGATACAAGTGTTtgacactgttaaaaatatcaaaGTGTGCAACCCCAATGCGATTATCACAAAG